AGCTTTTCATTGCTAAACAAGTTGGTCAAGAAGTACCTGGTTCGTGGGCTACCTAAGTCAAGGTTCAAGGATAACAAAGAGTGTGATTCATATGTAAGAGGAAAGCAAGTCAGGTCCTTCTTCAAGCCCAAAAAGGAAGTAAGCACCTCAAAGCCACTTGATCTCCTCCATATGGATTTGTGTGGACCTATAAGGTGCCAAGTAGAGTAGGAAAGAAGTATATTTTCGTCATAGTTGATGACTATTCTAGATTCACATGGACCTTGTTTCTTAGAATCAAGGATGAAACTTTTCCAATTTTTGCTGACTGTGTGAAGCAGACTCAAGTGAAGATAAGCCATAATATTGTGAGTATAAGATCTGATCATGGCATAGAGTTCGATAATGCAAAATTTGATGAATTCTATGCTGAAAATGGTATAAGTCACATTTTTCAGCTCATAGAACACCCCAACAAAATAGTGGTGTGgagaggaaaaatatgactcttgaagacatggcaagGACTATGCTGATTGACAGCGGTATTGCAAAAGGTTTTTGGGCGGAGGCAGTTAACACTGCTTGCTATATGGtaaacaggtgcatgatcaggtccctcTTAAACAAAATCTCATGTGAATTGTTGAACGGGAGGAAACCCAAGCTAGCTCACCTGAGAACGTCTGGCTGCAAATATTTCATTCTGAATAGTTGTAAGGAAGCGACAAAAATatttgatgccaagagtgatgaaggaacCTTTCTTGGATATTCCTCACAAAGCAAAGGATACAAGATCTACAAAAAAAGGACTCAATGTATTGAAGAAAGCATACATGTGATCTTTGATGAATCACACCACTTATGTGGGAAAGATTCACATGATAAGATTGATCAAGATGGAGTGCAATTAAAGTTCCTGGAGAAGTTATTGATATGGCAAATGGAAAGGCTGACTTTATGAGTCAAGTCAAGGAATCCAACGAAGAAGATGCAGCAGAATCTCCTGTTAATACAGAAGAAACTGGTTCCTCCATCACAACAACTGAAGTACAAAACAGAGTCAGTGATGTTGTGCAAGGAACTACTGACGCCGAGCAGAGAAGTGGCACTCACCCCTCTATTGATGCTAACAATGGATCCCATTCAGAGGAACCTGGATCTTCTCACAATGAGATTCAGGTGTCTAACTGGAAGCACAAAAGTTCACATCCTCTCCAAAATGTGATTACTCCTCTTGATTCAGGGATTCAAACCAGATCAAACACAAGAagctcacttgccttctcagctttACTTTCTCAAATTGAGCCCCAAAATATCAAGGAAGCATTGAAAGATGCTGATTGGATTACTGCTATGCAAGATGAACTCCATCAATTTGAGAGGAATAGTGTATGACACCTGGTTCCTCGTCCCTCGGACAGAACTATTATAGGAACCATGCGGGTGTTTAGAAACACGCTTGATAAGTTTGGGAACACAACAAGGAACAAAGCCGGGTTAGTAGTTCAAGGCTATAACCAAGAAGAAGGTATTGAcaatgatgagacttttgctccagttgctcGAATGGAAGCCATCAGAATTCTTATTGCCTTTGTATCTCATGTGGAATTCaaattgttccaaatggatgtcacgAGTGCATTTTTGAATGCGTATTTAATCTTGAACCATTGCACCACACCTCAGTTCTTGTCAAGAGGGTTCATCGTTTATTATTTAACTTTATTTTGGTGcttgaaaaaaaaagtttacaTATAAAATAGTATAATTTTTTTACAaagcgggttcaactgaacccgttTGAACCAATGTGGGTCCGCCCCTGCTCCCAATATTGAAGATTGAGAACATTAAACCTTAGTGTAAGGAATGACGAAAAATGACAATATATTGGATGGAGTGGAAGAAAAAAGATTGAGGAAAAAAACTAAGAGGGCTCAAACAAGATGATTCAATATACATTTACGTTTTGTTATAGGTGCTGAATTTTTCTGCAAAAGTCTTAATAGAATAACCGTCTGAACTTGCACCTAAAATTAATTATCTACCATATGCAGATAACATGGTAATTTTCTCACAGTCCACCTCATTAGAGGTGTACTGGAAAAATTTACGATTGTCTCTGATGAGAAGGTGAACGCATATAAAAGCTCCTTCTACGGGAATCTTAAGGTAAATGTAGGAATATGCACAAGATTGAGCAGGTTGTTCACCTTTTCTCCAGAGGATTTTCACTAGAAGTACCTTGGATGCCCAATTTATGTTGAGAGGAAAGGATAAACTACTTTATGCCCCTTTGATGCAGGGAATTCCAAACAACCCAAGTCAAGGAGCTTATGGAAAAGCTTTTCACAAGCTGTAACTGGGATCAACATAAACTAATTAAGGTCTTTGCTCCTTGATATCATCACAGATTGTGGACATAAACTACAGATGGACAAAGTCACTTCTTCTGCCAGAGGAGGAAGATTCACATATCTTATGAGTTATGGCTAAGCTTTCATGTCTCTCTTATCAAGGGAAGAAAGTAAAGTAACATACTTCTTAGCTAGCAAGGAGCTAAATGGCGCAATTTTACTCATCCAAGCTAAAATACTATTACCTCTCAGATGAAGGTTCTTCTTCAACAAAATAGATGACAAATTCCTAGTTTCAGATTCATCAACTCAATATACTAAGGTAAAAATGTAATATCCATGATGTAATTAATAAACTGCTTCATTTTCAGGaaatgaaattttaaaaaataacaataatgaGTTTATATTAAGGATATGCAGAGGTGATAGTGCATTACAAAGAAAACAATGAACAAACAAACTCACATAGTTGGACAGATAGGTACATGACCAATCTATCAAATAAAAAGTACCTTTGTTGTTCCAAGTTCTTCCATTGAACATCTATAAAGAgcataaaataaaaaacttatTGTCCTTATACTATTAAAATACTAGCTGAGAAGCCTGTCGCGTAAATCTTCTTTGATGTTGACTTTAGATCCCTCTACTACTGATCACCATTATAAGGGCTCAAAGAGAGAAGCGAATCCCAGAAATCCTTATCATCGCCGTGCTGAAAAATTGTAAAGGCAAAGATAGTAAATTGCATTTTCAGAACATAATGCTCTATGATCAAACACAAGTACGTATATGAGCTAAAACTACCTCAAGTTCCGGATTCTGGTGAGTATGACAGAGCTGAGATGATGATCCTTCCTCTGCAGTAACACCTCGGTGATCTCCTTGCTACACCCATAGCAGTGCAATAAGATATCACAAAGTTCAAAGCGTACTATGAATACTGACAAGTATTTTTAACTATCAATTCCTAGGTCATATTGTATAAGTTTGATTTATGTAATTGGATAATCTTATTCGACATATTTATCCTTTCGTATGACCTAAGTCATTTCCCTAATTCAATAACGTAAGCAAACCAATCAATAGAAAATTAACCATCCATATTGTTTGAGAACCCTTTCACCCAAAAATGTTTAACGTCCATCTCCACTCTTAATTGTGGGGAGGGGAAGGGACTAACAGGGGAAAGAAAACAGAAAGTGAAGCAAAAAATGATAGTGTGCAAGAACTTGTTTAATTCGCTTAACACTGTAATGCAGAAGACTATAGCGGCTTGTAAGGAAAAATTCAACCTTAAATACATTAGTAAGTTGTATTATAGGAGGACAGATATTAATATCCGTCTAAAATACAAGGAAAATTGTCTAAACACATTAATACTTTAAACTTTTAGAGCTCAACTAGATGGCACGTATAAACAATTCGAAAAAGAGAAATGATGCAAACTTAATAAAATTTAACAAGATTAACACTAGCCTACACTGATATGCAAGTATGACAAAACATTTATGGTTAAAGACAGATAAAACTTTAACTTGCCTCTCCTGATGTATAATCAAGTGGCAATGGATAATAAGCTTCTTGGTCCTGATTGCTTGCATCGGTGAAGTTAAAAGTTGTCTCCCCCTGATCATTGCTGTTTTCCTGCATGTACACAGTTAAGTTTGTGCAGTAAAATTTACACTAAAGATAAtcaaatactccctccgtttcatattaaatgaggtactttcctttttagtctgttccaaaataaatgacacatttttaaatttggaaataattcaactttaaactctttcattttacccatttacccttaatgagaagtttttatagcaACACAAATGTTAtggccccacaaactttttaTCCTTTAagtttttaagaccacaagttttaaaagttttcttcttttttcttaaacttcgcgtcaagtcaaactacctcatataatatgaaacggagggagtaaataTTTTAGAAGGAATAAAACTTCTTGAACTTGAGAACTATATACCACATGAAAAGGTTGAACATTCAGTTGGCTGTAGAAAGTGCTTGTAAGATCACCAATTCGACTTGAATACGATGTAGCATTATTTTTATCGAACATAGAGACATCAAAATCTTGACCAAGCTTAGTACCACTTCCTCCTCCAGTCTCGACATTGTTTGGAAATCGAGTTAACTGCAGATTGCTAGACCGCATGACCACTTCAGATTGCTTTTCTCCCTGATTAACGCGGTTTGCTTCCTGATTAGGATAACTAGACCACATGGCTGCAGATTGCTTTTCTCCTTCACCATCTTGACCAGGTTTAGTACCACTTCCTCCTCCAGCCTCGAAATTGTTTGGAAATCGAGTTAACTGCACGCGGTTAGCTCCTTGATTGAAATAACTAGACCACATGGCCGCAGATTGCTTTTCTCCTTCACAATCTTGACCAAGTATAGTACCACTTCCTCCTCCAGTCTCTACATTGTTTGGTAGTCGGGTTAACTGCATACGATTAGCTCCCTGACTGATATAACTAGACCACATGGCTGCAGATTGCTTTTCTCCTTCATAATCTTGATCAGGTATAGTACCACTTCCTTCTCCAGTCTCGACATTGTTTGGTAATCGGGTTAACTGCATGTGGTTAGCTCCTTGATTGAAATAACTAGACCAACCTTGATCAAGTCTAGTACCAGTACTTCCTTCTCTAGTCTCAACATTGTTAGGTAATCGAGTTAACTGCGTACGGTTAGCTCCTTGATTAAGATAACTAGTCAACATGGCTGCAAGTTCCTTATCTCTTTCAAATCCAATCAGAGACGAATCCCTTTGAACCAAACTTTGATTTGACTCATGGCGTTCTCCAGCAGCAGAGCTGTTATGAAGGGATTTCAAATTTCTTGTAATAAGTTGATTCGCTGAAATTGCAGCGTTCAGGAGCTGAGTTGAAATATCCTCATGTATCAATGACCTTGTCTGATTCTTAGTTGCTTCTGCTATGGACaattggtttgcattactagacGTGATTTTACTTGAATCACCTTCGTTCAGAACCAACTTTGCTTTTCCATATCCTGGCAGAGTAACAGCTGGTGTAGCGCGTCGATTTGACAAAGATGAACTGCTGCGGTTTGAAGTCTCAGCCAATGAGTTGTTCTTGAGGAACGGCTGTTGCGATCCAGAATTTTCTTGAGGAAGTTGGCTGATTGTAGTTAGCCCTTTTGATCCAAAAGTTGATTGAGTAGCACTATTAGCTAAGTTTGTGTCCGCAGCTTGAACTCTGAAACTTTCTTCGGTGACTTTCCTCAAGAAAATACGATATTTCTGCAAATTGCACGCAATGGGTTTCTTAGctctaataaagaaaaataataatgaggaaAGAACTATTAAATATTGATGCATTTCTGGTTTTGCAACTGATTGCCTTACGTCAACTTCTACATAAATTTATTCTGAATAGTTTTGATTAGGAGCTTCTAAAATGAGCATGAATCAATAAAACTATAACTTCCAAATACGAGGGCTTTAAttcaagaaaatactaaattctctAACTATAAAAACCACGGGATGCAGCTTGAGTTCCATTTTAGAAAGTAACAATATCTTAATATTTTGAATATGGATAAAAGTTAATTTCTCCTTTCTATCATGTTGAAAAATTATGCATTTTCACAAGTCCAGTGCTAAAACCATGCTACCGAATTTCCTCTTTAGCAACATAGTAAAGTGAACCTGCAAATGACTGGCGACATTTTCTCTTGTTAGTCCTGGGACATCCATGACTTCAAGAATTGTCCTCGGATAAGCCCCtgcaacacaaaaaaaaaaaaaaaaaaaaagtcattaaCAAAAACAATTAAACCAGTTAATAAATTATGTTCATTTAATTGTTTAGCTAGATTGGAATAGTCTAGTTATACCAATATTCTACACATGTTAGCAACAACTTACTGTCCAAACCAATTTCTCTAATTGCTTGCAAGAATTTGTTGTGAAGTGCATCTGTCCAAACAAGCTTAGTCTTCTTTGGTGGTGTGCTACTCTCTTCTTTTTCAGCCTCCTTATGCTTTCTTGCAGACTTCTTCTTAGATTCCTCCTTATTGCCTTCTTTATTGCCTTTTTCAACGTTGATCGATGATGAAGACTTAACATTTTCATGAGGGCTTTTCAGTAAGCCACTGGAACTTTTACTTGAActgttattttcttgaatttcttCAATAACAACTGATTTGCCTTTCCCCTTGTTCTTCTTTCCCAAGGCAGCATACTGCCATATATCTCGTAGATCATCCGGTGATATGGGCTTCAGTAAGAAAAATACAGCTCCACGCTCTAGTCCTTCCAACACCATACTATCTCTATCATCGGCTgacataactggcacaacaataCATGACTCTAGTTATAATAAACATTGAGCAAAAGAAAAAAGTTACTATATATGTTAGAATTCTCACACATGGTCAAACTTTTTGATTTGAGTTGGCCAAGGCCTATTTCTTTATATAGTATCagagctagaaccatctcaatTTTGGTTTATTCGATCAATATTCGATGTTGATCTCAAATTATATTGTCCATGCTCCACTTGATAGGCCTAGACTTGGGGAAGGGGGGGTTGTCAACTCACAACAGGATAGGTGATTTGGTCTCTTTATATGATCTTTGGCAATTTTCGCATCGCAAACTACCTTTTGGGATCTGGTTAGTTCCAAAGTCCATATCTTAACTATATCTATTTCTTTAGAATATCAGTATAATCTAACTTGTTGAGGCAGAATATCACAAACTTTAGTTGTGAGGTAACAAGCTAGCTTCACTTATTGT
This sequence is a window from Nicotiana sylvestris chromosome 3, ASM39365v2, whole genome shotgun sequence. Protein-coding genes within it:
- the LOC104230629 gene encoding two-component response regulator ARR11-like, translating into MGDEMVVANKSSEIVDSEFYKSYSIMVVDDDITCLSIVAALLKKWKYQESCIVVPVMSADDRDSMVLEGLERGAVFFLLKPISPDDLRDIWQYAALGKKNKGKGKSVVIEEIQENNSSSKSSSGLLKSPHENVKSSSSINVEKGNKEGNKEESKKKSARKHKEAEKEESSTPPKKTKLVWTDALHNKFLQAIREIGLDRAYPRTILEVMDVPGLTRENVASHLQKYRIFLRKVTEESFRVQAADTNLANSATQSTFGSKGLTTISQLPQENSGSQQPFLKNNSLAETSNRSSSSLSNRRATPAVTLPGYGKAKLVLNEGDSSKITSSNANQLSIAEATKNQTRSLIHEDISTQLLNAAISANQLITRNLKSLHNSSAAGERHESNQSLVQRDSSLIGFERDKELAAMLTSYLNQGANRTQLTRLPNNVETREGSTGTRLDQGWSSYFNQGANHMQLTRLPNNVETGEGSGTIPDQDYEGEKQSAAMWSSYISQGANRMQLTRLPNNVETGGGSGTILGQDCEGEKQSAAMWSSYFNQGANRVQLTRFPNNFEAGGGSGTKPGQDGEGEKQSAAMWSSYPNQEANRVNQGEKQSEVVMRSSNLQLTRFPNNVETGGGSGTKLGQDFDVSMFDKNNATSYSSRIGDLTSTFYSQLNVQPFHVENSNDQGETTFNFTDASNQDQEAYYPLPLDYTSGEQGDHRGVTAEEGSSSQLCHTHQNPELEHGDDKDFWDSLLSLSPYNGDQ